From the genome of Candidatus Electrothrix communis, one region includes:
- the tssF gene encoding type VI secretion system baseplate subunit TssF: MLNKYYLQELAALRDLGAEFADNHPAIASMLSGSSADPDVERLLEGVAFLTALVREKLDDDFPEIVHGLISLIWPHYLRPVPASSIVAFQPKSSLKQALPIKKGVRLASLPVEGTSCQFKTCFDVEVQPLELLDVAFVEKSGMPSAVRMKFATKGIGLHNLQFSTLRFYLAGDYAAASERYYVLRRFLRRVVIRAEDQEGSFFLDKDQLRPVGLDMADGSLPYPKNSFPAYRIIQEYFTLPQNFLFLDLAGLENWFNRGQGKQFEIVFELETVPFQMPRIRTKDFILYATPVINLFQHEADPIRLDHKRSEYRVRPTTTHRDHYQVYSVDEVVGYMQGSAAARTYQHFDQFNRNAVSVPVYNVSQRKSPSRQKTDIYISVSYPQKDGPPIAETLSIELTCTNGSLPENIQIGDISQPTSSTPELVTFSNITTPTAGVQPPLGKNLLWRLLSLLSLNYTSLCESKNLKKLLSLYLFPDTTDRASLLANQKRISGIENIHTVPADRLVNGFMLRGREIRLAARHDHFASQGDLFLFGSVLNEFFAVYSTLNSFTRFTLKETQRGESITWPARIGERLLI; the protein is encoded by the coding sequence ATGCTGAATAAATATTATCTTCAGGAACTTGCTGCCCTGCGTGATCTGGGAGCAGAGTTCGCGGACAATCATCCGGCGATAGCATCCATGTTGAGTGGTTCCTCAGCGGACCCGGATGTGGAAAGGCTGCTGGAAGGGGTGGCTTTTCTGACCGCTTTGGTTCGGGAAAAACTTGATGATGATTTTCCTGAAATTGTCCACGGGCTTATCAGCCTGATATGGCCCCATTATCTGCGGCCTGTGCCTGCCAGCTCAATCGTCGCTTTTCAGCCCAAATCATCACTTAAGCAGGCTTTGCCTATAAAGAAAGGGGTGCGCCTGGCTTCTCTCCCGGTTGAAGGGACATCCTGTCAGTTCAAGACCTGCTTCGATGTCGAGGTTCAGCCCCTGGAACTCCTTGATGTCGCCTTTGTCGAAAAATCAGGTATGCCCTCCGCTGTTCGCATGAAGTTTGCGACAAAGGGCATTGGACTGCATAATCTTCAGTTCAGCACACTTCGTTTTTATCTGGCCGGTGACTATGCTGCTGCAAGCGAAAGATATTATGTCCTTCGCAGGTTCCTGCGTCGTGTCGTCATCAGAGCGGAGGATCAGGAAGGGAGCTTTTTTTTAGACAAGGATCAGCTGCGACCGGTAGGGTTAGATATGGCTGACGGGAGTCTGCCGTATCCTAAAAATTCTTTTCCCGCCTACAGAATCATTCAGGAATATTTTACCCTGCCCCAAAATTTTCTTTTTCTTGATCTGGCCGGTCTGGAAAATTGGTTCAACCGTGGCCAAGGAAAACAATTTGAGATTGTATTTGAACTGGAAACCGTTCCCTTTCAGATGCCGAGGATCCGGACAAAAGATTTTATCCTCTATGCCACGCCGGTCATCAATCTATTTCAGCATGAAGCAGACCCGATCCGTTTGGATCATAAAAGAAGTGAATATCGTGTTCGACCGACAACCACGCACCGCGATCATTATCAGGTCTATTCCGTTGATGAGGTTGTCGGTTATATGCAGGGCAGCGCCGCCGCAAGAACGTATCAGCATTTTGATCAGTTTAACCGTAATGCGGTCTCTGTGCCTGTTTATAATGTTTCTCAGCGAAAATCTCCCTCACGACAAAAAACGGATATCTATATTTCGGTAAGTTATCCTCAAAAAGACGGCCCTCCGATCGCGGAAACCCTGAGCATAGAGCTTACCTGCACCAACGGCAGCCTCCCGGAAAATATCCAGATCGGTGATATTTCGCAGCCGACCAGTTCGACCCCTGAACTGGTTACATTCTCAAATATAACGACACCGACAGCAGGCGTGCAGCCACCGCTGGGAAAGAATCTTCTCTGGCGGCTTCTCAGTCTTCTTTCTCTCAACTATACATCACTTTGCGAGAGCAAAAATCTTAAGAAACTGCTGAGTCTGTATCTTTTTCCTGATACAACCGACAGGGCATCATTGCTTGCCAACCAAAAACGCATAAGTGGTATTGAAAATATTCACACTGTACCGGCAGACCGTTTGGTTAATGGGTTTATGTTGCGCGGCAGGGAGATACGTCTTGCGGCCCGTCATGATCATTTTGCAAGCCAAGGTGATCTGTTTCTGTTCGGTTCTGTGCTTAACGAGTTTTTCGCAGTGTATTCAACATTAAACTCCTTTACCAGATTCACCCTCAAGGAGACACAAAGGGGAGAGAGTATTACATGGCCGGCACGGATAGGGGAACGCCTCTTGATTTAG
- the tssE gene encoding type VI secretion system baseplate subunit TssE, which translates to MREARLLERIRQREQNPHRREGEDPSRVIDSIQEHLRQILNTRQGNVPISEEYGTPDFTEFLVDYPQSLHGFERAIRHTVRLYEPRLRAVRVVFLPQEDDLLSLKFQIFAKLATPGSNDSVVFESLMDSEGQISIKG; encoded by the coding sequence ATGCGGGAAGCTAGGTTGTTAGAACGTATCCGCCAGCGGGAACAAAACCCCCATCGACGAGAGGGTGAGGATCCGTCCAGGGTGATTGACTCGATTCAGGAGCATCTGCGGCAGATTCTCAACACTCGGCAGGGGAATGTACCGATCTCTGAAGAGTACGGTACCCCTGATTTTACAGAGTTTCTTGTTGATTACCCGCAATCATTGCACGGTTTTGAACGGGCGATTCGCCATACTGTCAGGCTTTATGAACCTCGGTTGCGTGCTGTCCGGGTTGTTTTTCTCCCTCAGGAAGATGACCTTTTGTCATTAAAATTTCAGATTTTTGCAAAACTTGCAACCCCAGGCTCCAATGACTCTGTTGTATTTGAGAGTCTGATGGATTCCGAGGGACAGATAAGTATAAAAGGTTGA
- a CDS encoding Hcp family type VI secretion system effector, with amino-acid sequence MALNAYLTLKGETQGDIKGSVTQAGREDSIMVISTDHEINSPRDAASGLPTGKRQHGPFTICKEIDKATPLLYSALVNNENISELKIEFWRPAASGKEEQFFTIELVNASISKVHHEMLNNKYPENMQHREREHVSFCYQKITWTWMDGGITADDDWEAPAV; translated from the coding sequence ATGGCATTAAACGCATATCTTACCTTAAAAGGCGAAACACAGGGCGACATCAAAGGTTCCGTAACCCAAGCGGGACGGGAAGATTCTATTATGGTAATCTCCACTGATCATGAAATTAATTCGCCGAGAGATGCAGCTTCCGGGCTGCCTACCGGGAAGAGACAGCACGGGCCGTTCACGATATGCAAGGAAATCGACAAGGCAACCCCCCTTTTGTATTCTGCCTTGGTCAATAATGAAAATATTTCGGAATTGAAGATAGAATTTTGGCGTCCTGCCGCCTCAGGAAAGGAAGAGCAGTTTTTCACTATTGAGCTGGTGAACGCCTCTATCTCCAAGGTGCACCATGAGATGCTGAACAATAAATACCCTGAAAATATGCAGCATAGAGAGCGAGAGCATGTGTCGTTTTGCTACCAGAAAATAACCTGGACCTGGATGGACGGCGGTATCACAGCTGACGATGACTGGGAAGCTCCGGCAGTCTGA
- the tssC gene encoding type VI secretion system contractile sheath large subunit has translation MTGEQGQLAPGEEQAAGESTEETSSLLAEITQATKLKPADEAYAMARKGVEALIAQLIEPGKGVDKVTKAVVDEMIAELDKKIGLQVDAILHHPDLQRLESAWRSMKYLVDNTDFRENVKLEMVNISKEDLLDDFEDAPEIPKSGLYKTAYTAEYGQFGGQPYAAMIGNYDFGPGPQDIKLLQNIASVAAMAHAPFIAAAGPQFFNVEDFNELPNLKDLKSIFEGPKYIKWQAFRESEDSRYVGLAMPRFLLRLPYGPESNPIKSFDYEENVVANHNKYLWGNAAFAFATRLTESFAKYRWCANIIGPQGGGTVEDLKLHQYDAMGAVQTKIPTEVLISERKEFELSEEGFIALTMRKNSDNAAFFSANSVQKPKNFGISKEGKEAELNYKLGLQLPYMFVINRLAHYLKVLQRENIGSWKERTDLEAELNKWIGQYVTEMDNPSASARSRRPLRAAAVTVDSVEGEPGWYKVGLKVRPHFKYMGASFTLSLVGKLDKQ, from the coding sequence ATGACTGGAGAACAGGGACAGCTCGCTCCGGGCGAGGAACAGGCGGCAGGGGAGTCGACGGAAGAAACGTCGTCGTTGCTTGCGGAAATCACCCAGGCAACAAAATTAAAGCCCGCCGACGAAGCGTATGCAATGGCCAGGAAGGGCGTTGAAGCCCTGATCGCCCAACTGATTGAGCCGGGAAAAGGGGTTGATAAGGTTACCAAGGCGGTGGTTGACGAGATGATCGCCGAGCTGGATAAGAAAATCGGGCTCCAGGTTGACGCCATCCTCCATCACCCTGATTTGCAACGGCTTGAATCAGCTTGGCGTTCAATGAAGTATCTGGTCGATAATACGGATTTTCGAGAGAATGTCAAGCTGGAGATGGTCAATATCAGCAAGGAAGACCTGCTGGATGATTTTGAAGATGCTCCAGAAATTCCGAAATCTGGTTTGTACAAGACGGCGTATACGGCAGAGTATGGTCAGTTCGGTGGCCAGCCCTATGCGGCCATGATCGGAAACTATGATTTCGGTCCCGGTCCTCAGGATATCAAGCTGCTCCAAAATATTGCGAGTGTGGCGGCAATGGCCCATGCGCCTTTTATTGCTGCTGCCGGGCCGCAGTTCTTTAATGTTGAGGACTTCAATGAACTACCCAATCTGAAGGACTTGAAGTCGATTTTTGAAGGCCCGAAATATATAAAATGGCAGGCATTCCGTGAGTCGGAGGATTCGCGTTATGTCGGGCTCGCCATGCCGCGTTTTCTTTTGCGCCTCCCCTATGGTCCGGAAAGCAATCCTATCAAGAGTTTTGATTATGAAGAAAATGTGGTTGCCAATCATAATAAATATCTCTGGGGGAATGCCGCCTTCGCTTTTGCCACCCGGCTTACCGAGAGCTTTGCTAAATACCGGTGGTGCGCTAATATTATAGGTCCACAAGGTGGTGGAACCGTTGAGGATTTAAAACTCCATCAATATGATGCTATGGGGGCAGTCCAGACCAAGATTCCAACCGAGGTGCTGATTTCAGAACGAAAAGAATTTGAGCTTTCAGAAGAAGGGTTTATCGCTTTGACAATGCGAAAAAACAGCGATAATGCCGCCTTCTTTTCAGCGAACTCTGTGCAAAAGCCGAAGAATTTCGGTATTTCCAAAGAAGGCAAGGAGGCGGAACTTAATTATAAACTTGGCTTGCAATTGCCCTATATGTTTGTGATTAACCGGCTGGCGCATTATCTTAAGGTGCTGCAGCGGGAGAATATCGGTTCCTGGAAAGAGCGAACAGACCTGGAAGCGGAGCTGAATAAGTGGATTGGTCAGTATGTGACAGAGATGGATAACCCTTCAGCCAGTGCAAGGAGCCGCAGGCCGCTGAGAGCGGCGGCGGTGACTGTGGATTCTGTTGAAGGCGAGCCGGGATGGTACAAGGTCGGTTTGAAAGTACGACCTCATTTTAAATATATGGGTGCCTCTTTTACGCTGTCTCTGGTTGGTAAACTGGATAAACAGTAA
- the tssB gene encoding type VI secretion system contractile sheath small subunit has translation MAKQGSVAPKERVNIVYRPATGDAQEEVELPLKILVMGDFQQAEDDRAVEDREPINVDKDNFNDIMKAQGLGLNVTVPNKLSDDPDEEMNVKLAFASLKDFSPDAVAENTPELKKLMELRQALTALKGPLSNIPEFRKKIQSLVKDEESKDQLLKELGLDEK, from the coding sequence ATGGCAAAACAAGGTTCTGTCGCTCCAAAGGAGCGTGTTAATATTGTTTATCGACCGGCAACTGGTGATGCGCAGGAAGAAGTTGAGCTTCCCCTGAAGATACTTGTCATGGGAGATTTTCAACAGGCTGAAGATGACAGAGCGGTAGAGGATCGGGAACCCATTAATGTTGATAAGGATAATTTTAATGATATCATGAAAGCCCAAGGGTTGGGTTTGAATGTGACTGTGCCGAATAAATTATCCGATGATCCAGATGAAGAGATGAATGTGAAGCTCGCTTTTGCATCGCTGAAAGATTTCAGTCCAGATGCTGTTGCTGAAAACACCCCAGAGTTGAAGAAACTTATGGAGCTTCGTCAGGCTCTGACGGCTCTGAAAGGACCTCTCAGTAATATTCCTGAGTTCAGAAAGAAAATACAGAGTTTGGTAAAGGATGAGGAATCAAAGGATCAACTGCTGAAAGAGCTGGGACTTGACGAGAAATAG
- the tssA gene encoding type VI secretion system protein TssA yields METVILGIEPINDASPAGEDVRYEPEFEELQAEIDKLSLASESDAPVDWQKVSDFAAGILANQSKDLLVASYFGVAQLHLAGLDGLYSGIRVYTDLLKNYWDTLFPKKKRMRGRVAAVEWWLEKTVAAMERLGRQAVVEEVKAALLEQCEQLHRLLQELFSEPPSLSALLAMIKEIPIEAATYAEVIEESPAEQPPIPGPAEVEKPPADISPKEVPARRAKPVAEQNDTVRELASAEDALHSLRAANEQIKRAALFLVENNPADPTGHRSLRQALWAELDALPPAVEQKTIIPSPELYILTTLQELVAREDWANLASVAAMQSSQYLFWLDLQRYCATGLEKLGIRYADAYDVVCQETAALLRRLSGVTELQFADGTPFADQETKDWCQGLDSGSMDLTAGLQSVGSEAAQGAFHDAVAQAQAFLREHKLIDGVRILQKGIENAASGKEAMQWRLALIQLLLEGKTAKTAYAHCQILVEDIERYRLETWDPAQAVLIYTVCCHCLKAVSAKLFKERSGEFMNRIARLNPAEALLLDF; encoded by the coding sequence ATGGAAACGGTCATTTTAGGAATAGAGCCGATCAACGACGCCTCTCCTGCTGGCGAAGATGTACGTTATGAGCCTGAATTTGAGGAGCTGCAGGCGGAGATTGACAAGCTCTCGCTCGCCTCGGAGAGTGATGCACCCGTTGACTGGCAGAAAGTCTCCGATTTTGCGGCAGGCATCCTTGCGAATCAATCAAAGGACTTGTTGGTCGCCTCATACTTTGGTGTTGCTCAGCTTCATCTTGCCGGGCTTGATGGGCTGTATTCGGGAATCCGGGTATATACGGATCTTCTTAAGAACTACTGGGATACCTTGTTTCCCAAGAAGAAAAGGATGCGGGGGCGGGTTGCAGCGGTTGAATGGTGGCTTGAAAAAACTGTGGCGGCTATGGAACGGCTTGGCCGGCAGGCCGTAGTTGAGGAGGTGAAGGCTGCCCTTCTTGAACAGTGCGAGCAGTTGCACCGGTTGCTGCAGGAGCTGTTTTCAGAACCTCCCTCTCTCTCGGCTCTTTTAGCCATGATCAAGGAGATCCCGATTGAGGCTGCAACATATGCGGAGGTCATTGAGGAGTCGCCAGCAGAACAGCCACCGATTCCTGGTCCTGCTGAGGTGGAAAAGCCCCCTGCCGATATTTCGCCGAAGGAGGTACCGGCCAGAAGAGCAAAGCCTGTTGCAGAGCAGAACGACACGGTTCGCGAGCTTGCCTCGGCTGAGGACGCGCTGCACAGTCTTCGAGCGGCCAATGAACAGATTAAACGCGCCGCTCTTTTTTTGGTGGAAAATAATCCGGCTGACCCAACAGGACACCGCTCTCTCAGGCAGGCGCTTTGGGCTGAACTTGATGCTCTTCCTCCGGCTGTTGAGCAGAAAACTATAATCCCGTCACCAGAACTGTATATCCTGACCACCTTACAGGAACTCGTTGCCCGTGAGGATTGGGCTAACCTGGCCTCTGTCGCTGCCATGCAAAGCAGTCAATATCTTTTTTGGCTTGATTTGCAGAGGTATTGTGCAACAGGTTTGGAAAAACTCGGCATACGTTATGCAGATGCCTATGACGTGGTATGTCAGGAAACAGCCGCTCTTTTGCGGAGGCTTTCGGGGGTCACTGAGCTGCAATTTGCCGACGGAACACCTTTTGCCGATCAGGAGACAAAGGACTGGTGTCAAGGTCTTGACAGTGGCTCAATGGATTTGACAGCCGGTTTGCAATCCGTAGGAAGTGAGGCAGCACAAGGTGCTTTTCATGATGCCGTTGCCCAGGCCCAGGCCTTTTTGAGGGAGCATAAACTGATTGATGGAGTTCGCATTTTGCAAAAAGGCATTGAGAATGCCGCTTCCGGCAAGGAAGCGATGCAGTGGCGGCTGGCATTGATTCAGCTCTTGTTGGAGGGGAAAACGGCCAAGACGGCTTATGCTCATTGTCAAATATTGGTTGAAGATATAGAACGATATCGGCTTGAAACCTGGGACCCGGCTCAAGCTGTACTTATTTATACCGTTTGCTGTCATTGTTTGAAAGCGGTTTCCGCCAAGTTGTTCAAAGAGCGGAGCGGGGAGTTCATGAACAGGATCGCCCGCCTGAATCCGGCTGAAGCTCTTTTGCTTGATTTCTGA
- a CDS encoding type VI secretion protein IcmF/TssM N-terminal domain-containing protein produces MKAFFGAALQFLLLLILLLFTYGVVLWMQWPWWVLFFFLLGYGGLYLTWVFIRKLLLRRRERNFIHQVVEQDNEYLKETESGGDSLSELQRRWQDALETLNSSHLAKQGNPLYVLPWYMVIGESGSGKSTAIQSAGLTSPFSEAAQVGGVGGTRNCDWWFLEQAVILDTAGRYTIPLEEGRDKEEWQKFLSLLVKYRKKEPLNGLVVTIAADKLMQADQETIIADGRNIRQRIDELMRVLGKVFPVYILVTKCDLIQGMSRFCDQLSEEQLRQAMGGVNQEGRNVANFLHDLGQVISERLHQLRLRLLSSEAEHAADLLLFPNEFKQLHNRLIGFVEAVFKENPYQETPALRGLYFSSGRQEGTPYSHFLHALGLIRQQELLPGTSRGLFLYDFFARILPGDRYLFAPTQRALAWTRQTGNIGLAAWTAVVLALCGLLSFSFVQNLTTLRSGAEAFRVSAGVQGEMHADIAAVEHSQTAVSEIEQLNRSWWFPRFGLYASDKAERALKEKFCRSFQEKYIDPFHGQLDSLVTEIASTGRETDTGMLILHLARRINLIQARLEQEDLEGLARFNQPSFLPVLRNDDTREDTRTAAEFNDRLLLQYHYYLIWQADQEMLALEREKLQRNLTRIFEQPAVGLNWMVSWANSSSGVEGFDLQDFWPQSLHRKNIATVPPAYTVRGKEVIDSLLADIEAALPDSLLITANKTRFQAWYFQGYEQVWQDFADKFPQAEYYLADNTGWQQVAAVMASDKSPYFTLLRTMVEELAPLEQRKSRWVELVGLIERTRKNAVLEENIEKDKSLVTKVTKKGKQVVDAIDKKTGLNTRQLESWLLAAGKQWNSYRDALQEIALATASRTVSYSMAAEIFKDDPAASPSPFYQARQHLIALRGELTQPGSASAKEEKIVWRLLTSPLTFLRDYTYLEASCHLNDLWEKNVLVEIQGINDKTRLNNELFADNGYAVRFIQGPAGPFLSRNLKQGFYPKTALERMLPFRESFLTFLTKGMQLSRFKPDLSIDTDIPLGMRLEADTVFSPPPEQQEQEDVIPPPPTLLPSYTVTVNANPTSVNPEAKIRPHATTLELICGAEITRLVNLNYPIPKKFVWEPSHCESLTLQVEAGSLVLKKKYEGTLAFAQFADDFRTGSHLFSVAADFPDEKKVLGRQRIKYIKVSFRLQGAQPLLDILDQIEKREKALAAQEEKRKARQTVGSGQEVKEMLAAWERKQKMRALENEAMQQAWKVRQEAKARRMKKAWEDKLPDIPLDITTCWDN; encoded by the coding sequence ATGAAGGCTTTTTTTGGAGCGGCATTGCAATTCCTGCTGCTACTCATTCTGTTGCTGTTTACCTATGGTGTCGTGCTATGGATGCAATGGCCGTGGTGGGTTTTGTTCTTTTTTCTCCTCGGCTACGGAGGACTGTACCTGACCTGGGTTTTTATCCGTAAGCTTCTGCTGCGCCGACGAGAACGGAATTTTATCCATCAGGTGGTTGAACAGGACAATGAGTATCTCAAGGAAACTGAGAGCGGCGGGGACAGTCTCTCTGAACTCCAGAGACGCTGGCAGGATGCTCTGGAGACCCTCAATTCCTCTCATCTGGCGAAGCAGGGCAATCCGCTTTATGTCCTGCCTTGGTATATGGTTATCGGTGAATCTGGATCCGGTAAATCGACCGCAATTCAAAGTGCCGGACTCACCTCTCCCTTTAGTGAAGCAGCTCAGGTCGGCGGGGTCGGCGGCACTAGGAATTGCGACTGGTGGTTTTTGGAGCAGGCCGTTATTCTCGATACAGCTGGTCGCTACACCATTCCGTTGGAGGAGGGGCGCGATAAGGAGGAATGGCAGAAGTTCCTTTCCCTGCTTGTCAAATATCGAAAAAAAGAACCGCTTAACGGTTTGGTAGTCACTATAGCCGCTGATAAACTGATGCAGGCGGATCAGGAGACGATTATCGCCGACGGCCGAAACATCAGGCAACGCATTGACGAGTTGATGCGAGTGCTCGGCAAGGTTTTTCCGGTCTACATCCTGGTGACGAAATGTGACCTGATTCAGGGAATGAGTCGGTTTTGTGACCAGCTGTCGGAAGAACAGCTCAGGCAGGCCATGGGCGGGGTGAACCAGGAGGGCCGAAATGTTGCGAATTTTCTTCATGACCTGGGGCAGGTAATCAGCGAGAGACTTCATCAATTGCGGCTCCGGCTCCTGAGCAGCGAGGCGGAACATGCTGCCGACCTCCTGCTGTTTCCGAATGAGTTCAAACAGCTTCATAATCGGTTGATTGGCTTTGTTGAGGCGGTTTTCAAGGAGAATCCCTATCAAGAGACCCCGGCCTTACGCGGTCTCTACTTCAGCAGCGGTCGCCAGGAAGGAACACCGTATTCTCATTTTCTTCATGCCTTGGGGCTGATCAGGCAGCAGGAACTGCTGCCGGGCACGAGTCGGGGATTGTTTCTTTATGATTTCTTCGCCCGCATCCTGCCCGGAGATCGTTATCTTTTCGCTCCTACCCAGAGGGCACTGGCATGGACACGACAGACCGGTAATATCGGCCTTGCCGCCTGGACAGCCGTTGTTCTCGCCTTGTGCGGTCTGTTGAGTTTTTCTTTTGTCCAGAATTTGACCACCCTGCGTAGCGGTGCCGAGGCCTTTAGAGTGTCTGCTGGTGTTCAGGGCGAAATGCATGCCGATATTGCTGCTGTGGAACATTCTCAAACAGCGGTCAGCGAGATAGAGCAATTGAACAGGTCGTGGTGGTTCCCCCGGTTCGGACTTTATGCAAGCGACAAGGCGGAGCGTGCCCTGAAAGAAAAATTCTGCCGTTCTTTTCAAGAGAAGTACATAGATCCTTTTCATGGGCAACTTGACAGCCTTGTAACGGAGATCGCGTCAACTGGTCGGGAAACGGACACAGGTATGCTTATTCTTCATCTTGCCCGTCGTATCAATCTAATCCAGGCTCGACTTGAACAGGAGGATCTTGAGGGGCTCGCTCGCTTCAATCAGCCCTCTTTCCTTCCTGTGTTGCGCAATGACGATACACGTGAAGACACAAGAACGGCGGCAGAATTCAACGACCGATTGCTTTTGCAGTACCATTATTATCTCATCTGGCAGGCTGATCAGGAAATGCTGGCTTTGGAACGCGAAAAACTGCAACGCAACTTGACGCGGATTTTCGAACAGCCGGCAGTCGGCCTTAACTGGATGGTCTCCTGGGCGAACAGCTCTTCCGGTGTGGAGGGATTCGACCTCCAGGATTTCTGGCCTCAGTCTCTTCATCGGAAAAATATTGCGACCGTGCCACCTGCATATACTGTCAGAGGGAAAGAGGTCATTGATAGCCTGCTTGCCGATATTGAGGCGGCCTTGCCGGATTCGTTGCTGATCACCGCCAATAAAACCCGTTTTCAGGCATGGTATTTCCAAGGGTATGAACAGGTATGGCAGGATTTTGCGGATAAATTTCCCCAGGCCGAATATTATCTGGCGGATAATACGGGCTGGCAGCAGGTCGCCGCTGTCATGGCATCGGACAAGAGCCCGTACTTTACCCTGCTGCGGACCATGGTCGAAGAATTGGCTCCTCTTGAGCAACGGAAATCTAGATGGGTAGAGCTGGTCGGCCTGATAGAGCGGACCCGGAAGAATGCTGTGCTTGAAGAGAACATCGAAAAGGATAAATCTCTGGTCACCAAGGTGACAAAGAAAGGCAAGCAGGTTGTCGATGCAATTGACAAGAAAACCGGCCTTAATACTAGGCAACTGGAATCCTGGCTGCTTGCGGCCGGTAAACAGTGGAACAGTTATCGGGACGCTCTACAGGAGATTGCCCTGGCAACGGCTTCGCGCACTGTTTCCTACAGCATGGCCGCTGAGATCTTTAAAGATGATCCTGCCGCTTCCCCGTCGCCTTTTTATCAGGCCCGGCAGCATCTCATAGCTTTGCGGGGGGAATTGACGCAACCCGGTTCGGCCTCGGCTAAGGAGGAAAAAATAGTTTGGCGACTGCTGACCTCTCCGCTTACCTTTCTGCGTGATTATACCTATCTGGAGGCGTCCTGCCACTTAAATGATCTGTGGGAGAAAAACGTCTTGGTGGAAATTCAGGGTATCAATGATAAAACTAGGCTTAATAACGAGCTTTTTGCCGATAACGGCTATGCTGTTCGTTTTATTCAAGGGCCAGCAGGACCTTTTCTCAGCAGGAATTTGAAACAGGGCTTTTATCCTAAAACCGCTCTTGAACGGATGCTTCCCTTTCGAGAATCGTTTTTGACCTTTTTGACCAAGGGTATGCAGCTTTCCAGATTTAAACCTGATCTGAGTATAGACACTGATATTCCGCTTGGTATGCGTCTGGAAGCTGACACTGTTTTTTCCCCCCCGCCTGAGCAGCAGGAGCAAGAAGATGTGATACCGCCACCGCCGACTCTTCTGCCGAGCTATACTGTGACGGTAAACGCAAACCCGACCAGCGTCAATCCAGAGGCCAAGATTCGTCCCCATGCAACCACCTTGGAGTTGATCTGCGGTGCTGAGATCACCCGTTTGGTGAATCTGAATTATCCAATACCAAAAAAGTTTGTCTGGGAGCCGAGTCATTGCGAGTCACTGACTCTGCAGGTTGAAGCGGGCAGTCTGGTGCTGAAAAAGAAATATGAGGGGACATTGGCCTTTGCTCAGTTTGCCGATGATTTTAGGACAGGCAGCCATCTGTTTTCTGTTGCAGCGGATTTTCCCGATGAAAAAAAGGTACTTGGGCGTCAGCGGATTAAGTACATCAAGGTCAGTTTTAGACTCCAAGGCGCTCAACCCTTGCTTGATATCCTTGATCAGATAGAAAAAAGAGAAAAAGCACTGGCTGCGCAGGAGGAGAAACGAAAAGCTCGGCAGACTGTTGGCAGCGGTCAGGAGGTTAAGGAGATGCTGGCTGCATGGGAACGCAAGCAGAAAATGAGGGCTTTGGAAAATGAGGCTATGCAACAGGCCTGGAAGGTCAGGCAGGAGGCGAAAGCCCGCAGGATGAAAAAGGCGTGGGAAGATAAATTGCCTGATATTCCCTTGGATATAACAACCTGCTGGGATAATTAG
- a CDS encoding DotU family type IV/VI secretion system protein — translation MSLLDSFVELIAYIAYFGKTVSLRQVSYEQVKTDVAHLVDKAQDSFQQSRLPQDDFDQARFAVFAWIDEVVLSSNWSERGRWQGEQLQRTYYQTTEAGELFFDRLNQLRPQQLEVREVYTLCLALGFSGRYCNPGDEFLLEQLKNSNLKLLGPESAVHPAEQELLFPAAYVREGGAGKNAFKGRRVSSLKWVVGATLPVLLYWGLFFIYRFVLDNVSENFISSVR, via the coding sequence ATGTCGCTTCTTGATTCTTTTGTTGAACTGATTGCCTATATTGCCTATTTCGGCAAAACTGTTTCGCTTCGCCAAGTTTCCTATGAACAGGTGAAGACAGACGTGGCTCATCTGGTGGATAAGGCCCAGGACAGCTTTCAACAGAGTCGTCTGCCCCAGGATGATTTTGACCAAGCCCGTTTTGCTGTTTTTGCCTGGATTGATGAGGTGGTGTTGAGCTCGAATTGGTCGGAAAGGGGAAGATGGCAGGGCGAGCAGCTGCAGCGCACCTATTATCAGACCACGGAGGCTGGCGAACTTTTTTTTGACCGGCTGAATCAGCTCCGGCCGCAGCAGCTTGAAGTGCGCGAGGTGTATACGCTGTGTTTGGCGCTCGGGTTCAGCGGGCGTTACTGTAACCCCGGCGATGAATTTCTTCTGGAACAGCTGAAGAATTCCAACCTTAAATTGTTAGGCCCGGAGTCTGCCGTTCATCCTGCTGAGCAGGAACTTCTTTTTCCGGCTGCTTATGTGCGGGAAGGGGGGGCTGGAAAAAATGCCTTCAAGGGCCGACGTGTTTCTTCGCTGAAGTGGGTTGTCGGAGCGACATTGCCGGTCCTGCTGTACTGGGGGCTTTTTTTTATCTATCGGTTTGTGCTTGATAATGTGAGTGAAAATTTTATTTCCTCGGTGCGCTGA